In a single window of the Delftia tsuruhatensis genome:
- the murD gene encoding UDP-N-acetylmuramoyl-L-alanine--D-glutamate ligase: MNTEDFKTTIQAAGHEPVAAAPAVSASASDAPVPSEVVEAAALTVRPEGEAVIEPVPDTSPAHGQADGAAGLSAPEASEAPAAPAAMTEPVPDISTLTAARDAAAFVAQIFADPSISDSADAEVTPVAAEAEAGGAEPEQVLPPVAAGWPGQQAQHLQGQRVLILGLGASGLAMARWCARCGAEVIVADTRQSPPQLQQLASELPRVRFVPGVLTAQLVDGQGLGLVYRSPGLSPATVAPVVDTARAQGLPVGGELDLFAMALKALAAAHGYRPTVLGITGTNGKTTVTSLTGQLLEHAGLSVAVAGNIGPTLLDTLTQAIDAETLPQAWVLELSSFQLDGVQMFEPTAAAVLNITQDHLDWHGSLRAYADAKACIFGREGIMVLNREDPEVMRMLPAPVVPQGKRQKPQQRAHITFGGDMPRRPGDFGLEVVAGMTWLVRAHEADETAKGKAADDLHIQRLMPADALRIRGRHNAINALSALALASAGGCTLAPLLYGLREYRGEPHRVQPIGRVEGVEYYDDSKGTNVGATVAALSGLGPDHRIVVILGGDGKGQDFSPLAAPVSRHVRAAVLIGRDAALIRAALQDCGVPLVDATTMADAVEQAASRAHEGDAVLLSPACASLDMFRNYEDRAHQFVEAVRALALDAGHELGGAA, from the coding sequence GATGGTGCGGCCGGGCTGTCGGCGCCGGAGGCGTCTGAAGCGCCTGCGGCACCTGCGGCCATGACCGAGCCCGTGCCAGACATCTCCACGCTGACGGCCGCCCGGGATGCTGCAGCCTTCGTGGCCCAGATCTTCGCCGATCCCAGCATCTCCGACTCCGCCGATGCCGAAGTCACCCCGGTCGCCGCCGAGGCCGAAGCCGGAGGCGCCGAACCCGAACAGGTCCTGCCGCCCGTGGCCGCAGGCTGGCCTGGCCAGCAGGCCCAGCATCTGCAAGGCCAGCGCGTGCTCATCCTGGGCCTGGGCGCCTCGGGCCTGGCCATGGCGCGCTGGTGCGCGCGCTGCGGCGCCGAAGTCATCGTGGCCGACACGCGCCAGTCGCCACCGCAACTGCAGCAACTGGCCAGCGAACTGCCCCGGGTGCGCTTCGTGCCCGGAGTGCTCACGGCCCAATTGGTGGACGGACAGGGCCTGGGCCTGGTCTACCGTTCGCCCGGCCTCAGCCCCGCCACCGTGGCGCCGGTGGTCGACACCGCGCGCGCCCAGGGCCTGCCCGTGGGCGGTGAGCTCGATCTGTTCGCCATGGCGCTCAAGGCCCTGGCGGCGGCCCATGGCTACCGACCCACCGTGCTGGGCATCACGGGTACCAATGGCAAGACCACGGTCACTTCGCTGACAGGGCAACTGCTGGAACACGCGGGCCTGAGCGTGGCCGTGGCCGGCAACATCGGCCCCACGCTGCTGGACACGCTGACGCAGGCCATCGATGCCGAGACCCTGCCACAGGCCTGGGTGCTGGAGCTGTCCAGCTTCCAGCTCGACGGCGTGCAGATGTTCGAGCCCACGGCGGCCGCCGTGCTCAACATCACCCAGGACCATCTGGACTGGCATGGCAGCCTGCGTGCCTATGCCGATGCCAAGGCCTGCATCTTCGGCCGCGAGGGCATCATGGTGCTCAACCGCGAGGACCCCGAGGTCATGCGCATGCTGCCTGCCCCCGTGGTGCCGCAGGGCAAGCGCCAAAAGCCCCAGCAGCGTGCCCACATCACCTTCGGCGGCGACATGCCGCGCCGTCCCGGTGACTTCGGCCTCGAAGTGGTCGCTGGCATGACCTGGCTGGTGCGTGCCCACGAGGCCGACGAAACCGCCAAGGGCAAGGCCGCCGACGACCTGCACATCCAGCGCCTGATGCCCGCCGACGCGCTGCGCATCCGCGGGCGGCACAACGCCATCAATGCCCTGTCGGCCCTGGCACTGGCCAGCGCCGGCGGCTGCACGCTGGCACCGCTGCTGTACGGCCTGCGCGAGTACCGCGGCGAGCCGCACCGCGTCCAGCCCATCGGCCGCGTCGAAGGCGTGGAGTACTACGACGACAGCAAGGGCACGAACGTGGGTGCCACCGTGGCCGCGCTGTCGGGCCTGGGGCCTGACCACCGCATCGTGGTCATCCTGGGCGGGGACGGCAAGGGGCAGGACTTCTCTCCCCTGGCCGCGCCCGTGTCGCGCCATGTGCGCGCCGCCGTGCTGATCGGCCGCGATGCCGCCCTGATCCGCGCCGCACTGCAGGATTGCGGCGTGCCCCTGGTCGACGCCACCACCATGGCCGACGCCGTGGAGCAGGCCGCCTCGCGGGCCCATGAGGGCGATGCCGTGCTGCTGTCGCCCGCCTGCGCGAGCCTGGACATGTTCCGCAACTACGAGGACCGGGCCCACCAGTTCGTCGAGGCCGTGCGTGCCCTGGCCCTGGATGCCGGGCATGAGCTGGGAGGCGCGGCATGA